Proteins encoded together in one Thermococcus barophilus MP window:
- a CDS encoding ABC transporter permease: MPLLAIIEKELRMFFRYPLRVFSAVLVGIVFLLQFVFFGQAVLGGRYSQLLASSTGIGDYPTYALIGYVLWWLSVSPMEAYVWGIRRELQRGTFETSIAAPVRITELLLGLALSWLLMDSVLMMVVFAFGVLIFNISLTFSILLRSLPVLLLSFLAFLGFGFVFAGLVMMLKHIGPFAQIFEFAMLFFSGVFFPLNVMPKAITEFSNIFPLTHSVNAIRAIFIGKTYGEITPSVEWLLLLVIVYWLIGYALFKWAEGVIRVMGYGGY, from the coding sequence ATGCCTTTACTTGCAATAATTGAGAAGGAGCTCAGAATGTTCTTCCGCTATCCATTAAGGGTTTTCAGTGCAGTCTTAGTTGGCATTGTTTTCCTTCTCCAGTTTGTTTTCTTTGGGCAGGCAGTTCTTGGTGGTAGGTATTCTCAGCTTTTAGCATCTTCAACTGGAATTGGGGACTACCCAACTTATGCACTAATAGGATATGTCCTGTGGTGGCTTTCTGTTTCTCCAATGGAGGCTTACGTTTGGGGAATCAGAAGAGAGCTCCAGAGAGGGACTTTTGAAACCAGCATAGCTGCTCCAGTAAGAATCACCGAGCTTTTGCTTGGCTTGGCTTTGAGCTGGCTTCTCATGGATTCGGTTTTGATGATGGTAGTCTTTGCATTTGGAGTTTTGATATTCAATATTTCTTTAACATTTTCAATTTTGCTGAGGTCTTTACCCGTTCTACTACTTTCTTTCTTAGCCTTCTTGGGCTTTGGCTTTGTTTTCGCCGGATTGGTAATGATGCTCAAGCACATAGGGCCTTTTGCCCAGATCTTTGAATTTGCGATGCTTTTCTTCTCAGGAGTCTTTTTCCCGCTCAATGTAATGCCCAAGGCAATAACAGAGTTTTCAAATATCTTCCCTCTAACCCATTCGGTAAATGCCATCAGGGCAATTTTCATTGGGAAAACCTATGGGGAGATAACACCGTCAGTAGAGTGGCTTCTTCTTTTGGTCATTGTGTACTGGTTAATTGGTTATGCTCTTTTTAAGTGGGCTGAAGGGGTAATAAGGGTGATGGGTTATGGCGGTTACTGA
- a CDS encoding DUF2110 family protein: MKELVILEKIYGDRSGFEKLDRKLKSLIGDLEVTWKIGITQKQWVKIRIEGEDEEISANLIREEFGEVPYKLSNVKEGQRYKGRFIDLGKVGYGVYVDIGVFSPTPKDALMPLYYLKREFEEKPVRQMIREFGWIDYLPVEIQIEKVEFGTREVEAYFTDRQLKKMKSWISDGYDKLFIVGTVSEKVEDALIKTGHSRDVKKLEELGLMETLLILKRGTQAPGIIKEIGPYIKSAVIGAIKFE, from the coding sequence ATGAAGGAATTGGTAATTTTAGAGAAGATTTATGGAGATAGAAGCGGTTTTGAGAAGCTTGATCGGAAATTAAAGTCTCTAATTGGAGATTTAGAAGTTACGTGGAAAATAGGAATTACGCAAAAGCAGTGGGTCAAAATAAGGATTGAAGGAGAAGACGAAGAAATATCTGCAAACCTGATAAGGGAGGAATTCGGAGAAGTTCCTTACAAGCTGAGCAATGTGAAAGAAGGACAAAGATATAAGGGAAGGTTTATTGATCTGGGGAAAGTAGGATATGGCGTTTATGTTGATATTGGGGTTTTCTCTCCAACACCAAAAGACGCCTTGATGCCTTTGTACTATCTAAAAAGAGAATTCGAGGAAAAGCCTGTGAGACAGATGATCAGAGAATTCGGATGGATTGACTATTTGCCGGTTGAAATACAAATAGAAAAAGTAGAATTTGGAACAAGAGAAGTTGAAGCGTATTTCACAGATAGACAGCTGAAAAAAATGAAATCTTGGATAAGCGATGGATACGACAAGCTTTTCATTGTCGGAACTGTAAGTGAAAAAGTTGAGGACGCTCTTATAAAAACCGGCCACTCAAGAGATGTGAAAAAACTGGAAGAGCTTGGGCTCATGGAAACCCTCCTGATACTCAAAAGGGGAACACAGGCGCCGGGAATAATAAAGGAAATCGGACCATACATAAAGTCTGCAGTAATTGGGGCTATTAAGTTTGAGTAG
- a CDS encoding 3-methyl-2-oxobutanoate dehydrogenase subunit delta, translated as MNTLFGEKKAKAERLVFKSVDEYPEVPLTLGTTLVNFTGDWRTFIPVIDESKCIKCYICWKFCPEPSIYIKEDGYVAVDYDYCKGCGICANECPTKAITMVREEK; from the coding sequence TTGAACACTTTATTTGGGGAGAAGAAGGCAAAAGCGGAGAGGTTGGTATTTAAATCTGTTGATGAATACCCAGAGGTGCCGCTTACCCTTGGCACGACTCTTGTAAACTTCACTGGAGACTGGAGAACTTTCATCCCAGTAATTGATGAGAGCAAGTGCATCAAGTGCTACATCTGCTGGAAGTTCTGTCCAGAACCCTCGATATACATCAAGGAAGATGGCTATGTAGCGGTGGACTATGACTATTGTAAGGGCTGTGGTATCTGTGCCAATGAGTGCCCAACTAAGGCAATTACAATGGTTAGAGAAGAAAAGTGA
- a CDS encoding ABC transporter permease — MAVTEELRALYGVAVKSWRIFLSYKLWMISDIMLGFFFVGQALLIGIGLTGQRNSPALQRMTGYSDYLTFAVLGFMVLGFGLTFMSGFVWSVVDELYAGTLEYSFAAPMRRITFFLGNVLVRIFLSFIYMAVYIPLFVIVFDVHINSAGFFKGIPVLLLGTVGMIGLGMTAAGIVLYLRDPGPFINILEMLVFALSGAMYPIKILPKPLQLLAKAMPYAPTSEAVRKVVAFGYSNSINEIGYLLFISTIYALFGYFVYKWSEKQARIVGLKSY, encoded by the coding sequence ATGGCGGTTACTGAGGAGCTTAGAGCACTCTATGGTGTTGCAGTGAAGAGCTGGCGAATCTTTTTGAGCTACAAGCTGTGGATGATCAGCGATATAATGCTTGGGTTCTTCTTTGTGGGACAGGCGTTGCTAATAGGGATTGGACTGACGGGACAGAGAAACTCACCAGCTTTACAGCGAATGACGGGTTATTCTGACTACTTGACTTTTGCTGTCTTGGGCTTCATGGTTCTTGGTTTTGGCCTAACCTTCATGAGCGGCTTTGTGTGGAGCGTTGTTGATGAGCTCTATGCTGGAACTCTTGAATATTCCTTTGCGGCTCCAATGAGGAGAATAACATTCTTTCTGGGCAATGTTTTGGTTAGAATTTTCTTATCGTTCATTTATATGGCAGTTTACATTCCGCTCTTTGTGATTGTGTTTGATGTTCATATCAATTCTGCTGGTTTTTTCAAGGGCATACCAGTTCTTCTCCTTGGGACAGTGGGGATGATTGGCCTCGGAATGACGGCTGCTGGAATTGTGCTCTACTTAAGGGATCCTGGGCCTTTTATAAACATCTTGGAAATGCTTGTTTTTGCCCTGAGCGGAGCAATGTATCCGATAAAGATTCTTCCAAAGCCTCTCCAGCTCTTAGCCAAGGCAATGCCCTATGCCCCAACAAGTGAAGCTGTGAGAAAAGTTGTTGCTTTTGGATACTCAAACTCAATTAATGAGATTGGTTATCTCCTTTTTATTTCAACGATATATGCTCTTTTTGGTTATTTTGTGTATAAATGGAGTGAAAAGCAGGCGAGAATAGTGGGGTTAAAGAGCTATTAG
- a CDS encoding 3-methyl-2-oxobutanoate dehydrogenase subunit beta, translating into MEIPENIKKRLSIPFEENFYAGHTACQGCGAALGLRYVLKAYGKKAIFTIPACCSTIIAGPWPYSAFGAPLFHTAFETTGAVISGIEAALKAKGYKVKGKDGIMVVGWAGDGGTADIGLQALSGFLERGHDALYIMYDNEAYMNTGIQRSSSTPYGAWTTNTPGGKKHFLEKRHKKKVIDIVIAHKIPYAATASIAFPEDFMRKLKKAQEIPGPSFIQLFAPCPTGWRSPTDKSIELARLAVQTAYFPLFEYENGKYKINMPNPKKEPKPIEEFLKLQGRFKYMTKEDIEILQEWVLREWEELKKKAEVFG; encoded by the coding sequence ATGGAGATTCCCGAAAACATAAAGAAGAGATTGTCAATTCCGTTTGAGGAGAACTTCTATGCGGGACACACAGCGTGCCAAGGGTGTGGTGCTGCTTTAGGGTTAAGATATGTGCTCAAGGCATACGGGAAGAAAGCGATCTTCACAATCCCTGCATGCTGTTCGACGATTATAGCTGGTCCGTGGCCATACTCAGCTTTTGGTGCTCCGCTGTTCCACACAGCTTTTGAAACCACAGGGGCGGTCATAAGCGGAATTGAGGCTGCTCTTAAGGCTAAGGGATACAAAGTTAAAGGAAAAGATGGGATAATGGTAGTTGGATGGGCTGGGGACGGTGGTACTGCTGATATTGGTCTGCAGGCTTTAAGCGGATTCCTTGAGAGAGGACACGATGCGCTGTACATCATGTATGATAATGAGGCTTATATGAATACTGGTATTCAGCGTTCGAGCTCAACACCATACGGAGCATGGACAACGAACACACCTGGAGGAAAGAAGCACTTCCTTGAGAAGAGGCACAAGAAGAAAGTCATTGATATTGTTATAGCCCATAAGATACCCTATGCGGCAACAGCAAGCATTGCATTTCCAGAGGACTTCATGAGAAAGCTCAAGAAAGCTCAAGAAATCCCAGGACCGAGCTTCATACAGCTCTTTGCCCCATGTCCGACAGGCTGGAGAAGTCCGACCGATAAGAGCATAGAGCTTGCAAGGCTGGCTGTTCAGACAGCATACTTCCCGCTCTTCGAGTATGAAAACGGGAAGTACAAGATAAACATGCCAAATCCAAAGAAGGAGCCAAAGCCAATTGAAGAATTCCTCAAGCTCCAAGGAAGATTCAAGTACATGACAAAAGAGGACATTGAAATACTCCAAGAATGGGTGCTCAGGGAGTGGGAGGAGCTCAAGAAGAAAGCCGAAGTTTTCGGCTGA
- a CDS encoding pyruvate/ketoisovalerate ferredoxin oxidoreductase subunit gamma — protein sequence MIEVRFHGRGGQGAVTAANILAEAAFIEGKYVQAFPFFGVERRGAPVTAFTRIDEKPIRIKTQIYEPDIVVVLDPSLLETVDVTAGLKDGGIVIVNTEKSKDEVLAKLKKKPAKLALVDATTIALEVLGLPITNTSILGAVAKATGIVKIESVETAIKETFSGELGEKNARAAREAFEKTAVYEL from the coding sequence ATGATAGAAGTTCGTTTTCATGGTAGAGGTGGACAAGGTGCAGTTACCGCTGCAAACATTTTAGCTGAGGCAGCTTTTATAGAAGGCAAATATGTGCAGGCATTTCCGTTCTTTGGTGTCGAGAGAAGAGGAGCACCAGTTACAGCATTTACAAGAATCGATGAGAAGCCAATCAGGATAAAGACCCAGATATACGAGCCAGACATCGTCGTTGTTTTAGACCCATCACTTCTGGAGACCGTTGATGTTACAGCGGGTCTTAAGGATGGAGGAATTGTTATTGTCAACACGGAAAAGAGCAAAGACGAAGTTCTTGCAAAGCTCAAAAAGAAGCCAGCAAAGCTGGCTTTAGTTGATGCAACCACAATAGCCCTTGAGGTGCTTGGATTGCCAATTACGAACACCTCAATTCTCGGTGCAGTTGCAAAGGCAACTGGGATAGTTAAAATCGAGAGCGTTGAAACGGCAATTAAGGAGACATTCTCCGGGGAGCTCGGAGAGAAGAACGCAAGGGCCGCAAGGGAAGCATTTGAAAAGACTGCTGTTTATGAGCTTTAA
- the porD gene encoding pyruvate synthase subunit PorD, with the protein MAESPFKADIERVEKELTEKMTPGAIAYIPGSSVINKTGSWRVFKPEFNKDKCIRCFLCYTYCPEPAIYLDEENYPVFDYDYCKGCGICANECPTKAITMVREVK; encoded by the coding sequence ATGGCGGAAAGCCCGTTTAAAGCCGATATAGAGAGGGTAGAAAAAGAATTGACTGAGAAAATGACCCCGGGAGCTATAGCGTACATTCCAGGAAGCAGTGTAATAAACAAAACAGGTTCTTGGAGAGTATTTAAGCCCGAGTTCAACAAGGACAAATGTATAAGATGTTTCTTGTGTTACACATACTGTCCAGAGCCGGCAATCTACTTGGACGAAGAAAACTATCCAGTTTTTGACTATGACTATTGTAAGGGCTGTGGTATCTGCGCTAATGAGTGCCCAACTAAGGCAATTACGATGGTTAGAGAGGTTAAGTGA
- the porA gene encoding 2-ketoisovalerate ferredoxin oxidoreductase subunit alpha, producing MPKKVVSGNYAAAYAAKHARVEVVAAYPITPQTSIIEKIAEFIANGEANIQYVPVESEHSAMAACIGASAAGARAFTATSAQGLALMHEMLHWASGARLPIVMVDVNRAMAPPWSVWDDQTDSLAQRDTGWMQFYAENNQEVYDGVLMAFKVAEHKKVNLPVMIIESAFILSHTYDIVDMPPQEEIDEFLPPREPLYTLTDFDNPIAVGALATPADYYEFRYKIEKAMEEARKVIKEVGKEFGERFGRDYSQMIELYRTEDAEFVFMGMGSLMGTVKEAVDLLRKEGYKVGAAKVRWFRPFPKEELYELAKNVDGIAVLDRNFSFGQEGILFNEAKGVLYNTDAHPIMKNYIVGLGGRDFTVNDIRAIAKNMKEIIEKGRLDREIEWYHLKR from the coding sequence ATGCCGAAGAAAGTCGTGAGCGGTAATTATGCAGCTGCTTATGCTGCGAAGCATGCAAGGGTCGAGGTTGTTGCTGCTTATCCAATCACACCGCAAACAAGCATAATTGAAAAGATAGCTGAGTTCATAGCCAATGGAGAAGCAAACATCCAGTATGTCCCTGTTGAGAGCGAACATTCTGCCATGGCTGCCTGTATAGGTGCTTCAGCAGCTGGTGCGAGAGCTTTCACTGCCACATCAGCCCAAGGTTTGGCTTTAATGCACGAAATGCTCCACTGGGCAAGCGGTGCGAGACTGCCAATAGTCATGGTTGATGTCAACAGAGCAATGGCTCCACCCTGGAGCGTTTGGGACGATCAGACTGACAGCTTGGCTCAAAGAGATACAGGCTGGATGCAGTTCTACGCCGAAAATAACCAGGAGGTGTATGACGGCGTTTTGATGGCATTTAAAGTTGCAGAGCACAAGAAGGTAAATCTTCCCGTCATGATCATTGAGAGCGCATTCATACTGAGCCATACATACGATATAGTTGACATGCCCCCACAGGAGGAAATTGACGAATTTTTACCGCCAAGGGAACCGTTGTACACACTGACGGACTTTGACAATCCGATTGCCGTTGGTGCTCTGGCAACTCCAGCTGACTACTATGAATTCAGATACAAAATTGAAAAAGCAATGGAAGAGGCGAGAAAGGTCATCAAGGAGGTAGGAAAAGAATTTGGCGAGAGATTCGGAAGGGACTACTCTCAGATGATTGAGCTTTACAGGACAGAAGATGCAGAATTCGTCTTTATGGGAATGGGTTCATTGATGGGAACAGTTAAGGAAGCCGTTGATCTGCTCAGAAAAGAGGGATACAAAGTTGGTGCAGCTAAAGTCAGATGGTTCAGACCGTTCCCGAAGGAGGAACTCTATGAATTAGCCAAGAACGTGGACGGCATAGCAGTCCTTGACAGAAACTTCTCCTTTGGACAGGAAGGGATACTCTTCAACGAGGCAAAGGGCGTTCTTTACAATACGGATGCCCATCCAATAATGAAAAACTACATCGTTGGACTTGGGGGAAGGGACTTCACTGTCAATGACATCAGGGCAATAGCTAAGAACATGAAGGAGATCATCGAGAAGGGCAGGCTTGATAGGGAGATAGAGTGGTACCACTTGAAGAGGTGA
- the porB gene encoding pyruvate synthase subunit PorB: MAVRKPPITTREYWAPGHAACAGCGCAIIMRLATKAFSEAMEEKYGDPDAFAIAHATGCMEVVSAVFPYTAWKAPWIHVAFENAAAVASGVEAAWKKLGYKGKILAFGGDGGTADIGLQALSGMLERRHNVVYIMYDNEAYMNTGIQRSSSTPYGAWTTTSPPGKYSIGEDKPKKWVALIAAAHQIPYVATASIADPYDLYRKVKKAAKIDGPAFLQIHGPCVPGWRIPPEKTVEVAKLAIETGVWPLFEIENGDIRNIKFQRFPKDGKFKKPIEEYLKLQGRFKHLFKRPEAIQELKEQIKAMWRVLGKEVELP, translated from the coding sequence ATGGCCGTAAGAAAGCCCCCCATCACAACTCGCGAGTACTGGGCACCTGGTCACGCTGCATGTGCTGGATGTGGGTGTGCAATAATTATGCGTTTAGCCACTAAAGCATTTAGCGAAGCCATGGAAGAGAAATACGGCGATCCTGATGCTTTTGCAATAGCCCATGCAACTGGATGTATGGAGGTTGTTTCTGCAGTATTTCCATACACTGCTTGGAAGGCTCCATGGATCCATGTTGCTTTTGAAAATGCCGCAGCCGTTGCAAGCGGTGTTGAGGCAGCTTGGAAGAAGCTTGGCTACAAAGGAAAAATCCTTGCATTCGGTGGAGATGGTGGTACTGCTGATATTGGTCTGCAGGCACTCTCTGGAATGCTCGAGAGAAGGCACAACGTCGTTTACATCATGTATGATAATGAGGCTTATATGAATACTGGTATTCAGCGTTCGAGCTCAACACCATACGGAGCATGGACAACAACATCACCACCAGGGAAGTACTCGATAGGTGAGGACAAGCCGAAGAAGTGGGTTGCCTTAATAGCTGCAGCTCATCAGATCCCATACGTTGCAACAGCGAGCATTGCAGACCCATATGACCTCTATAGAAAAGTCAAGAAGGCGGCAAAGATTGACGGTCCAGCCTTCCTGCAGATACACGGTCCGTGTGTCCCAGGTTGGAGGATTCCGCCAGAGAAGACAGTTGAAGTTGCAAAATTAGCAATTGAGACTGGCGTTTGGCCACTCTTTGAAATTGAAAATGGTGACATAAGAAACATCAAGTTCCAGAGATTCCCCAAGGATGGAAAGTTCAAGAAGCCGATTGAGGAATACCTTAAGCTCCAGGGAAGATTCAAGCACCTATTCAAGAGACCTGAGGCAATACAAGAACTGAAAGAGCAGATCAAAGCAATGTGGAGGGTTCTCGGAAAGGAAGTTGAGCTTCCATGA
- the porA gene encoding pyruvate synthase subunit PorA translates to MPMRKVMKGNEAAAWAAKLAKPKVIAAFPITPSTLVPEKISEFVANGELDAEFIKVESEHSAISACVGASAAGVRTFTATASQGLALMHEILFIAAGMRLPIVMAIGNRALSAPINIWNDWQDTISERDTGWIQFYAENNQEALDLILIAFKVAEDERVLLPAMTGFDAFILTHTVEPVEIPDQELVDEFLGEYKPKHAYLDPKRPITQGTLGFPAHYMEARYKVWEAMENARQVIKEVFEEFEKKFGRKYQMVEEYKTDDAEIIMITMGSLAGTLKEFVDKKREEGVKVGAAKITVYRPFPIEEIRALAKKAKVLAILEKDISFGSGGAVFADVARSLINEKEKPIVLDFIIGLGGRDVTFGQLEEALSIAEKAMKEGVEEEVYWIGLRKEIL, encoded by the coding sequence ATGCCCATGAGGAAGGTTATGAAGGGAAATGAGGCAGCTGCTTGGGCTGCAAAGTTGGCTAAGCCAAAAGTTATAGCTGCGTTCCCAATTACACCGTCAACACTTGTTCCAGAGAAGATTAGTGAATTCGTTGCCAACGGCGAACTGGATGCTGAGTTCATTAAAGTTGAGAGCGAGCACTCTGCAATTTCAGCGTGTGTTGGTGCTTCAGCCGCTGGAGTGAGAACATTCACAGCAACAGCTTCACAAGGTTTGGCTTTAATGCACGAGATCCTCTTCATTGCGGCTGGTATGAGGTTGCCGATCGTCATGGCCATTGGTAACAGAGCACTTTCTGCTCCAATCAACATCTGGAATGACTGGCAGGACACAATTAGTGAGAGAGACACTGGATGGATTCAGTTCTATGCTGAGAACAACCAAGAGGCTTTGGACTTGATCTTAATTGCATTCAAGGTTGCTGAGGACGAGCGTGTTTTGTTGCCAGCAATGACTGGATTCGATGCATTCATATTGACACACACAGTCGAGCCTGTCGAAATCCCAGACCAAGAGCTTGTTGACGAGTTCTTGGGCGAATACAAGCCAAAGCACGCCTACCTTGATCCAAAGAGGCCTATCACTCAGGGAACACTTGGATTCCCAGCTCACTACATGGAGGCAAGATACAAAGTATGGGAAGCAATGGAGAACGCAAGACAGGTAATTAAGGAGGTCTTTGAGGAGTTCGAGAAGAAGTTTGGAAGAAAGTACCAGATGGTTGAGGAATACAAAACGGATGACGCTGAGATCATCATGATAACAATGGGCTCACTTGCCGGAACACTCAAGGAGTTCGTTGACAAGAAGAGAGAAGAGGGAGTAAAAGTTGGAGCGGCAAAGATTACAGTATACAGACCGTTCCCAATTGAAGAGATTAGGGCATTGGCTAAGAAAGCGAAGGTCTTGGCAATCCTCGAGAAGGATATCAGCTTTGGCTCAGGTGGAGCAGTCTTTGCAGATGTCGCAAGGTCACTCATCAACGAGAAGGAGAAGCCAATAGTCCTTGACTTCATCATAGGTCTTGGTGGAAGGGATGTAACATTTGGACAGCTTGAGGAAGCATTGAGCATTGCAGAAAAAGCCATGAAAGAAGGTGTTGAGGAGGAGGTTTACTGGATAGGATTGAGGAAGGAGATTTTGTGA
- a CDS encoding daunorubicin resistance protein DrrA family ABC transporter ATP-binding protein produces MHAIEVSELRKKYPKKIPLPFRKVEWIEAVRGISFKVKKGELFGLLGPNGAGKTTTIKMLTTLLEPSGGTAKILGFDIRKDAREIRKRINLVAEGERTLYWRLSAYENLKYFARIYYVPKKEERERIGKLLKLVGLWERKDDLVMNYSRGMKQRLAIAKALINDPEVLFLDEPTLGLDVQSAVFVREFIRKLVDKQKKTVLLTTHYMAEAEELCDRIAIIDQGRIIALDTPEGLKKLVKGEDVVEIKVREFSVQKMEGFPWKLVVVKEDAERGITTLRGQIDEEDLPKVVELLVKRGVRILSVEQKEPTLEDVFIKLTGRALRD; encoded by the coding sequence ATGCATGCAATTGAAGTCAGTGAGCTCAGAAAAAAGTACCCCAAGAAAATCCCCCTTCCTTTTAGAAAAGTTGAATGGATTGAAGCTGTTAGAGGCATCAGTTTTAAGGTGAAGAAGGGGGAACTTTTTGGGCTTTTAGGACCTAATGGAGCGGGAAAAACCACCACGATTAAGATGCTCACAACACTTCTTGAACCAAGCGGAGGAACAGCAAAAATTCTTGGATTTGATATTAGAAAAGATGCGAGAGAAATTAGAAAAAGGATTAATTTGGTCGCTGAAGGGGAGAGAACTCTCTATTGGCGATTATCGGCTTATGAAAACCTGAAATATTTCGCAAGAATCTACTATGTTCCCAAGAAGGAAGAAAGGGAGAGAATTGGAAAGCTCTTAAAGCTCGTCGGACTGTGGGAAAGGAAGGATGATCTTGTAATGAATTATTCCAGAGGGATGAAGCAGAGATTGGCCATTGCAAAAGCCCTGATAAATGACCCGGAAGTTCTCTTCCTTGACGAACCTACTTTAGGACTCGATGTCCAAAGTGCGGTTTTTGTGCGGGAATTCATAAGAAAGCTCGTTGATAAACAGAAAAAGACCGTCCTCTTAACAACACACTACATGGCTGAGGCTGAAGAGCTCTGCGATAGAATTGCAATAATCGATCAGGGGAGAATAATTGCCCTCGATACTCCGGAGGGTTTGAAAAAGCTCGTAAAGGGAGAGGATGTTGTAGAAATAAAGGTCAGAGAATTTTCAGTTCAGAAGATGGAAGGATTTCCTTGGAAGCTTGTCGTTGTAAAAGAAGATGCCGAAAGGGGGATAACGACACTCAGAGGTCAAATTGATGAAGAGGATCTGCCAAAGGTTGTCGAGCTTTTAGTGAAAAGAGGTGTGAGAATTTTGAGTGTTGAACAGAAGGAGCCCACATTGGAGGATGTATTCATAAAGCTCACTGGCAGAGCACTGAGGGATTAA
- the tfe gene encoding transcription factor E, translating into MPRRKNKELIEFAMDIGGEEAVEIIKALEKKGEATDEELAEMTGIRVNTVRKILYALYDHQLAEFRRTRDKETGWYYYYWHLETRRLPEIIRARKMQELKKLKQMLEEETSEIYYHCGTPGHPKLTFDEALEYEFQCPICGAMLMQYDNTKIVEELKKRIEQLEKELGIKK; encoded by the coding sequence ATGCCAAGACGAAAGAACAAAGAGCTCATAGAATTTGCAATGGACATTGGAGGGGAGGAGGCTGTTGAAATAATCAAGGCTCTTGAGAAAAAAGGTGAAGCCACAGATGAAGAGCTTGCCGAGATGACTGGAATAAGGGTAAATACAGTCCGCAAAATCCTCTACGCTCTCTATGATCATCAACTTGCAGAGTTCAGAAGGACAAGGGATAAAGAAACAGGATGGTACTACTATTACTGGCATTTGGAAACAAGACGACTGCCTGAAATAATCAGAGCAAGGAAGATGCAGGAGCTCAAAAAACTCAAGCAGATGCTTGAAGAGGAAACAAGCGAGATTTATTATCACTGCGGAACCCCCGGACATCCAAAACTGACTTTCGATGAGGCATTGGAATATGAATTCCAGTGCCCAATTTGTGGTGCCATGCTGATGCAGTATGATAATACGAAGATCGTGGAAGAGCTCAAAAAGAGAATCGAACAGCTTGAAAAAGAATTGGGAATAAAGAAATGA
- a CDS encoding Mrp/NBP35 family ATP-binding protein gives MTIKTPPSLNIPGFGVDPLTQRIKEKEKKWKYKVAVLSGKGGVGKSTVAVNLATALAKLGYFVGVLDADVHGPNVAKMFGVEKAEILAEKVNDHFEMIPPVVDFMGQVTPIKVMSMGMMVPEDQPIIWRGALVTKALKQLLGDVKWGELDFMIIDFPPGTGDQILTVTQTLKLDAAIVVTTPQEVALLDTGKAVNMMKQMEVPYIAVIENMSYLICPHCGNKIDLFGEGGGEKLAKKENVDFLGKIPIDPKAREASDLGIPIVLYDDTPAAKAFMEITQRLVEKLEEMKKEQ, from the coding sequence ATGACCATAAAAACCCCACCCTCATTAAATATCCCGGGATTTGGAGTTGACCCGTTAACTCAAAGAATTAAGGAAAAGGAAAAAAAGTGGAAATATAAGGTTGCAGTGCTCAGCGGAAAGGGAGGAGTTGGAAAGAGTACGGTAGCTGTTAACCTGGCAACTGCCTTGGCCAAGCTTGGCTACTTCGTCGGTGTCTTGGATGCTGACGTTCATGGGCCAAATGTCGCTAAGATGTTTGGTGTTGAGAAAGCGGAAATCCTTGCTGAAAAGGTCAATGACCATTTTGAGATGATCCCACCCGTAGTCGACTTCATGGGTCAAGTGACACCAATCAAAGTCATGAGCATGGGGATGATGGTTCCCGAAGATCAGCCAATTATCTGGAGAGGTGCCCTTGTTACAAAAGCACTCAAGCAGCTCTTAGGGGATGTGAAATGGGGAGAGCTTGACTTCATGATAATCGACTTTCCCCCTGGAACTGGCGATCAGATACTAACCGTTACCCAAACTCTAAAACTTGATGCCGCAATAGTTGTGACAACACCTCAAGAAGTAGCTTTGCTTGATACGGGCAAAGCTGTTAACATGATGAAGCAGATGGAAGTTCCCTACATAGCGGTTATTGAGAACATGAGCTACTTAATCTGTCCCCACTGTGGAAATAAGATCGATCTGTTTGGAGAGGGCGGTGGAGAAAAGCTTGCTAAAAAAGAGAATGTTGATTTTCTTGGTAAGATTCCAATAGACCCAAAGGCAAGAGAGGCAAGTGACTTGGGAATCCCAATAGTGCTATATGATGATACTCCAGCAGCTAAGGCTTTTATGGAAATTACCCAGAGGTTGGTTGAAAAGCTTGAAGAAATGAAAAAAGAGCAGTAA